TAGTGTTGTAGAATCCCTTTCCCATGCAGGCTTTGATTCAAATGCAGAAGTAAAGATTCGTTGGGTTAATGCAGAAGAGATTACTAGCGACAACGTAAAGGACATGCTTCATGGTGTAGGTGGTATCCTCGTACCAGGTGGTTTTGGAGATCGTGGTATTGAAGGTAAAATTACAGCCATTCGTTATGCGCGTGAGAGCAATATTCCTTTCTTCGGTATTTGTCTTGGTATGCAAGTATCCGTTATTGAATATGCCCGTGCCCTTGTAGGGCTTAAAGGAGCTAATAGCTCGGAGATTAACCCTGCAACTGAGTACCCTGTGATTGATCTATTACCAGAACAAAAGGATATCGAAGACTTGGGTGGAACGATGCGTCTTGGATTATATCCTTGTAAATTGCAACCAGGATCTTTAGCTATGTCTTGTTATAACGATGAGTTGGTATACGAAAGACACCGTCATCGTTATGAATTTAATAATGAGTACCGTGAAGTAATCGAACAAGCAGGCTTGAAAATTTCCGGAACTTCTCCAGACGGTCGTCTAGTTGAGATTGTAGAACTTCCAGGACATCCATGGTTCCTATCGGTACAATTCCATCCGGAATTCACCTCCCGTCCGAACCGTCCACAGCCTTTGTTCCGTGAATTTGTAAAAGCATCTGTGAAGTATCAAGATAATATTTAATAAAAGTTAAAGTGGGGCCTCTTAATAGGAGGCCTCTTTTTGTTAAACAAATTTGGAATATAGCAGGAATTCGATATTATAGAAGCGAATAACATTAATTGGATAACTTGCAGAAATGATGGAATGTTGTTGAATAACATTAACGGTGGTCGATTCTTGGGGGGTTGAAACGATTGGATAAGAAGAAAGTATTAATCGTTGATGATCAGAATGGCATTCGCATTCTGTTAATGGAAGTTTTTAGTAGTGAGGGTTACGAAATGTTCCAGGCGGCAAATGGAAGATTGGCTTTAGAAATAGTTAGGAATGATGCCCCGGATTTAGTGCTACTCGATATGAAGATTCCAGGTATGGATGGACTTGAAATTCTTAAACATATTAAAGAAATCAATACGGAGATCAAAGTCATAATGATGACTGCATATGGTGAGCTAGACATGATTAAAGAGGCGACCGAACTAGGTGCACTTATGCACTTTACTAAACCGTTTGATATTGATGAGATGAGGGTAGCGGTAAACACACAATTAAGGAATAACAAAGTATAAAAACGGTTAACAAAGATTGTAATAAAAAGAACTTAATAAAGCTGTGTTATCTGACACAGCCTTTCTCCTATAAAATAGAATATATTATTAAGTGGCATCTAACTTTAAATTATGGCCATAAGAAACGCAGGACTGAGACTTATCCTAGATGGACAAGCTGCAGTTCTAGTTTTACGTAGATGCATGTTTAGTTTTTTGGACATGATGTGGTATAATGAAAGTTGTCTGAGATGTCGGATTTAGTTTATAGAAAATAATAACAACATTTCTTAGGAGGATTGAAACCATGCCATTAGTATCTATGAAAGACATGTTAAACAAAGCACTTGAAGGTAAATATGCAGTTGGTCAATATAACATTAATAACTTGGAGTGGACTCAAGCGATTCTGGGTGCCGCAGAAGAAGAGAAATCACCAGTAATCCTTGGAGTATCTGAGGGAGCAGCGCGTCATATGGGCGGGTTCTATACTGTTGTGAAGATGGTTGAAGGTCTTTTACATGACATGAAAATTACAGTTCCTGTTGCGATTCATCTTGACCATGGTTCAAGCTTTGATAAATGTAAAGAAGCGATCGATGCAGGATTTACATCCGTTATGATCGATGACTCACATAGCCCAATCGACAAAAACATCGAAACAACTAAAAAAGTTGTCGAATATGCACATTCCAAAGGCGTTTCTGTAGAAGCTGAAGTTGGAACTGTTGGCGGTCAAGAAGATGACGTTGTCGGTGATGTGATGTATGCAAAACTTGACGATTGTGTACGTATCGTAAACGAGACTGGCATTGATACACTAGCTCCAGCACTTGGTTCTGTTCACGGACCATACAAAGGCGAACCAAACCTTGGTTTCGTTCAAATGGAAGAAATTTGTAATGCAATCAGCCTTCCACTTGTTCTTCATGGTGGTACAGGTATCCCAACACATGATATCAAAAAAGCAATCTCGTTGGGTACTTCTAAAATTAACGTAAACACGGAGAATCAAATCGTATTTGCGAAAGCAGTTCGTGAAGTGCTTGCTGCGAAAACAGATGCATATGATCCACGTACATTCATCGTTCCAGGCCGCGAAGCAATTAAACAAACAGTTATCGGTAAAATGCGTGAGTTCGGTTCTAACAACCAAGCGTAATAGTTTTAGTAATGCGCATATTGCACAAGATACTGAAATCTTATTCTAAGTGAGTCAGAGTAGATCACTTAGGGCTGACAAGTTGAATAATTTGTGATGGAGAGCGCACCGCTTAGCCGGTGTCTTTCCATTTTTCACTATAAAAATCCCAACAGCACGTATTATTATCGGCTGCAAAATATTTAGGGGGACCCTTGAGCTTATGGAAAAATTGATGATCACTGGCGGAAGGCCGCTACATGGCACGGTATCCATCAGCGGTGCTAAGAACAGCGCTATTGCCTTGATTCCGGCTGCTATTCTGGCGGAATCGGAAGTTATTCTGGATAATTTACCGCTATTGAGTGATGTAGCTGTGTACGCCGAAATACTTGAGGAGCTTGGTGCGAGCGTTTCGTGGGAAGGCAGCCAGATGAAAATTGATCCTTCATCCATCAAATCAATTCCCATGCCGGATGGTTCTGTAAAGAAGCTTAGAGCTTCTTATTACATGATGGGTGCCATGCTTGGTAGATTTAATGAAGCAGTGATTGGCTTACCGGGAGGCTGTAATTTCGAGCCCCGACCTATCGATCAGCATATTAAAGGATTTGAAGCGCTAGGCGCTACAGTAACGAATGAACATGGTTCTATACACTTGCACGCTAAAGAATTACGGGGAGCTAAAATATATTTAGATGTATCTAGCGTAGGAGCAACCATTAACATTATGCTAGCTGCAGCCCGTGCCATAGGTTCCACTACCATCGAAAATGCGGCTAAAGAGCCTGAGATCATAGATGTAGCAACACTCCTTAATTCCATGGGAGCCGTAATCAAGGGCGCCGGTACGGAAACCATTCGTATTGAAGGTGTCTCTGAACTCCACGGCTGCCGTCACTCCATTATTCCCGATCGTATTCAAGCAGGAACGTATATGATTGCAGCTGCCGCTACGCGTGGTGATGTGATTATTGACAATGTTATCCCCAAACACATGGAAGCTATGACAGCTAAATTGCTCGAAATGGGCGTTCAAATAGAAGAGCTTGATGAAAGTATTCGTGTTGTTGGACGCAGTAAATATGAGCATGTAGATGTGAAGGCGTTAATTTACCCAGGATTCCCTACCGATTTACAATCTCCAATGACGAGTCTACTGACACAGGCTGAGGGTGTTAGTGTGCTTAGCGATTTTGTATATAGTAATCGATTTAAGCATGTCCCCGAATTGATACGCATGGGGGCTAAGATCCGTGTCGAAGGACGTTCAGCCATTATTGAGAAAAGCAAACTCAATGCAGCTAAAGTAAAAGCAACGGATTTACGTGCAGGGGCGGCGCTTGTCATTGCTGCGCTTACAGTAGACGAAGGTATTACAGAAGTTACTGGCGTAGAATATATTGATCGTGGGTATGACCATTTGGTTACTAATCTTCGTCATTTAGGAGCAGATGTGTGGCGTGAGACTGACTAAATTTATAGCCTTATGTTGGAGAAAATACAATTTTTCAGTCATTATTTTGGCTGAATTTGCATATTTTCTTCAGAATGGGGCAAAGCTGTCCTAATAAGGAATTTTCATAGACTAATAGATTGTGATATATGGACTTATAAAATTGAATAGGTGGTTATTACATGGATCTACAAATTACCGATTTGGAAGAAATGAAGCTGACCGATCTGTATAAGCTAGCAAAGCAATACCAGATTCCGTATTATGGTCAACTGAAGAAGAGAGAATTAATTTTTGCTATTCTGCGAGCACAAGCAGAGCAGAGTGGATTGATGTTTATGGAAGGTGTACTAGAAATACTTTCCGAAGGGTATGGTTTTCTAAGACCGATTAACTACTTACCGAGTACACAAGATATTTATATCTCTGCCTCACAAATTCGTAAATTTGATTTAAGGACTGGAGATCTAGTATCCGGAAAATGTAGAACTCCGAAAGAGAATGAACGGTACTTTGGATTGCTTCAGGTTAATGCCGTGAACGGAGAAAGTCCTCAGACTGCAGCGGAACGACTACATTTTCCAGCGCTAACTCCTCTATATCCACAAAAGAAACTTATACTTGAGACATCCCCTAACCATTTGTCCGCACGTATTATGGATTTACTCGCACCTGTAGGACTTGGACAACGTGGATTAATCGTAGCACCTCCAAAAGCAGGGAAAACGCTCCTCCTAAAAGAAATTGCCAATAGTATCTCTACTAACAATCCTGAAATCTCATTGTTTGTACTTCTCATTGATGAACGGCCTGAGGAAGTAACGGATATGCAGCGTTCTGTAAAAGGTGAAGTTATTGCTTCTACATTTGATGAATTGCCAGAGAATCATATTAAAGTGGCAGAGCTTGTACTGGAACGGGCATTAAGATTAGTTGAACATAAGAAAGATGTAGTTATCTTAATGGATAGCATCACCCGCCTCGCTCGTGCATACAACCTTGTTATTCCTCCTTCTGGACGTACGCTTAGTGGAGGTATTGATCCAGCAGCATTTCATCGTCCTAAACGGTTCTTCGGTGCAGCACGTAATGTGGAAGAAGGCGGTAGCTTAACCATACTCGCAACAGCTTTGGTAGATACAGGATCGCGTATGGATGATATCATTTATGAAGAATTTAAAGGTACAGGTAATATGGAACTGCATCTGGATCGCAAGTTGGCAGAACGCCGTATTTTTCCTGCGATTGATATTCGTCGCTCAGGTACCCGTCGTGAAGAAGTGTTGTTGACGAAAGAAGAGCTTGATACGATCTGGGCTATACGTAAAAACATGAATGATTCTGCTGAATTTGTAGATGGATTCCTAAAAAAATTACGTAATAGCAAGACTAATGAGGAATTTATTGCCTCTTTTGACGTACCTGCCAAACCAAGTAATAGTGGCAGTAATGGAAACAGTAATCAAAGTACAACCCGCAGAACGTCCCGCCCATCGACTGCTTCTGCCACGTTATCCTAAAAAGAGAAGATTACACGGCCAATTGGGCACAAATATAGCTTTTTGATAAAGAGGAGAACATCATGTATCTGGTATATGCAGATGAACAAGGAAATGTATTTGATCATCCCTCGCTTTACGGACTTGCCCGTAGTGGGGATATGATTGTTGAAATGTTAGAGGATGAGCTCATTCCATTGCCGGATGGTGCTACATTGGTAGGTCTACCAAGTACACGCGCTATTGGTATGGACCCAGACACTGGGGAAATGATGTCATTGCCAGATAACGCCCAGGCTGTTGGCGCGCTTTTGCCACAAGGTTATACAAGATTGGGTCTACCCGGCTATGTGAAGACCGACAAGGCCTATAAATTGCCTTTGTTTGGCTATTCGGCTGTAGTATGGAAAGAGGGTCAGTTCTATGTAGCGGCTGAACTAACAGATGATCCCGAGAAGTGGAATCCTATCAACTGTGATCCGGAAGAACTGGACCATGGTGTGCAACGGTTGACAGAGAAATATCCTGACAATAGGCTGTACACGCATTTATCCAATTGTGCATTAGGATATGAATGTCTTACTTCCTCCAATACATTTCTGAATAGGTGGGAGGGAGCCGTCCCTGTATCGCATTCTTGTAATGCAGGTTGCTTCGGTTGTATTTCCGAGCAGCCAGATGACAGTGGCTTTGTATCACCTCAGACTCGTATGAACTTCCGTCCAAGGGTGGATGAACTGGTTGAGGTCATGTTAGAGCATCTCAAAACACCCGAATCCATCATTAGCTTCGGGCAAGGCTGTGAAGGAGAACCTTCTACGCAAGCCAAGATTATTATAGATGCTATTCGTGAAGTGAGATCGGTCACGGATATGGGATATATTAATATTAATACGAATGCTGGATTAAGTGATCATATCCGTGGGATTGTGGATGCGGGCTTAGATCTTATGCGTGTTAGTACTATTAGTGCGCTAGATGGACATTATGATGCGTACTATAAGCCAAGAGGATATAATCTTGTGAACGTAGAGAAATCTTTGCGTTACGCTACGGATCAGGGTGTATATACTTCGATCAACTATTTGATTTTCCCGGGTGTAACTGACCGTGAGGAAGAGATTGAAGCCATGGTCGAATTCTGTAGACGAACGGGTCTTAAGTTAATTCAAATGCGGAATCTTAATATTGACCCTGAGAGCTATCTGGAACTTATTCCACCAGCTCAAGGCGAAATTTTAGGCATGAAGCAGATGCTTGAAATATTCCGTGCAGAACTGCCGGACGTGGTTATTGGTTCTTTTACACATGTGCCCCCAGCGGATATGGTGCGTAAGAAGAAGATTATTACCATATAAACAATAATGGATTATGATTGCTTATTGAGAATCATCCTGCTATAATCGTGTTATATGTCCAATTACTCTGTGTACACATGAGACACAGGGCGGAAAGAGGTGAAAGTCATGCAAGAATCAATCCAACCGAAATACCACGTGACTACTGTAAGCTGTGCTTGTGGCAATACATTTGAAACAGGTTCTGTTAAAGAAAATCTACGTGTAGAAGTTTGCTCCAACTGTCATCCGTTCTATACAGGGAAACAAAAATTCCTGGATGCTGGTGGTCGTGTTGATAAATTTAAGAAAAAATACGGAGTTTAATCTAATGATAAGCCGCTTTGCGGCTTGATGATTAAATCGTCGTGCAACCCCCTACTCTTTCGAGAAATAGGGGCTTTTTTGTTTGTTCATCGTATGTAGGAACGCTGGATGTACATGATCGTTGTCGTGTTATCCTTCAGATCATTAATTCTATACCCAATAGTAATATGCATGTAACAGAGTGCGTGGTGAACAATGGTAGTTGATTTTTGTTCTGCCTTGCGATATACTTATCCTCGCCGTGCTAGACGGGGAGGTAGCGGTGCCCTGTAGCTCGCAATCCGCTGTAGCGAGGTTGAATTCCTGTTAGAGGTATTGTCGATGTGAGGTCTTGGTCCCTGTGTGCTATGTTGACGGTTGGGTCCTTCGCAATGAGTGCTTGTGAACCTGGTCAGGTCCGGAAGGAAGCAGCCATAAGCAAAACACTCTTGTGCCGAAGGGAAGCCTAGCCCGAGTAGTTTCACAGGATTGCCGCTCGGATTGCAATCATCAATAACAGGTGCACGGTACCTATCTATAACTAAGAATGTTCTATTTGCATCTTTGTCCTTGTGGCGAAGGTGCTTTTGCTTTTTAAGAGATAAGAAGATACGTACGGCAGACAAGACGTAGGTGTACGTTGTTATAATAATATTTATGATATAGGGGATTTGAAGTTTTGCTGAACAGTGGAATATAGTATAATGATGAAGCGATAACACGTCATGAAGTGGAAGTTGAAAGAGGGTAAAGCAAAGTGGAACATATAGCGCTGTACCGTGCATGGCGGCCGCAGTCTTTTCAAGACGTAGTGGGACAACAGCATATCATTCAAACGCTGCAGAACGCGATACGTGAACAGCGGGTTTCTCATGCCTACCTGTTCAGCGGTCCACGAGGAACCGGGAAGACAAGTGCTGCGAAGATTCTAGCAAAAGCCGTGAACTGTGAGCGGGGACCTGCTACGGAACCTTGTAATGAATGTGAGTCTTGCCGCCGTATAACGGCAGGATCTGTCATGGATGTGCAAGAAATTGATGCTGCATCTAATCGTGGTGTAGAAGAAATTCGTGATTTACGTGAGAAAGTTAAATATGCACCAACGGAAGTCAGACAGAAGGTTTATATTATCGATGAAGTGCATATGCTGACCACAGAAGCATTCAATGCCTTATTGAAGACGCTAGAGGAACCCCCGCCTCATGTTATGTTTATTCTTGCAACGACTGAACCTCATAAACTGCCAGCTACGATTATATCTCGATGTCAGCGTTTTGATTTTCGCAGAGTGTCGTTGGATGAACAGACCGAGCGACTACGTCGTATTTGTCAAGAAGAAGGCATTAAAGCTGATGACGATGCTCTTCAATATATCGCAAGGCTTTCCGATGGTGGAATGCGGGATGCGCTCAGCGTTTTGGATCAAATCTCATCCTTTACGGGAGATGATGTAACCTACCAACAAGTACTGAATATGACCGGGGGAATTGCTTCCGAACAGTTCGGAAGATTGGCTCAAGGTCTGCTTGATGGAGATATAGGTTTAGTGCTACAGATGGTGGAGGATTTCATGCAGGAAGGTAAGAGTGCAGATAAATGCATGGAGAACCTACTGTATTATTTCCGGGACCTACTATTGATCAAAATGGTACCCCGCGCGGACAAGCTGACGGACAGGGTATTGAATCCAGAAGAGTACAAGGAAATGGCGAGCGCGTTCTCACGTGAACGGCTATTTCAAATGATTGATATTCTGAATCACTACCAAAGTGAGATGAAATATGCTTCACAGCCGCAGACATTATTTGAGGTAGCTCTGCTTAAGCTTTGTAATATACCGCAAGGTGGCGTTCAGCAGGAACAGTCGCATCAGATTAGCCCTGCGCGTGTTCCATCTCAAACTGCTGCGCCTGTTGATTCAGGAGAGATCCATATTTTGAAACAACAAGTCGTAGCTCTGGAGCAGAAGCTTGAGAAGTTTATGAAGACGGGTGGAGCGGGAGTTAGTAATGCTCGTGATTCGGGAGGAAGCTCTAGATCATCTGGAGGTGGGATGCCAGCACCACGTGCATCTTCTGCTGCTAAACTGCCTTCACAGTTGAATGAATACTTACTCCAGAGAAATAGTGAATCGTTCACAACGATCCAAAAACAATGGGGTTCTGTTCTTCAAGGGGTTAAGGAGGAGAAGGTTACTGTCCATGCTTGGTTTATGGATGGAGAGCCTGCCTCTGTACTAGATGATTCTATTCTGGTAGCCTTTAAGAATAATATTCACCGTGAGACTACCGAGAAGCCTGCTAATAAACAGGTTATAGAGCATGTTCTGGAGGAAAAGCTTGGTAAATCTTATCATTTGGTGACGATTATGCAGCGAGATTGGATGACTGCTCTTGAGGGGTCAACACAACAGGTCAAGGAAGAATTGAAGCTGGAACACGAACATGAGGACGGTAAGTCCAAATCAGAGCCGTGGATTGACGAGGCACTTCAACTTTTTGGCGAAGATCTCGTAGTTATAAAAGAATAGAACTCACTATAGGTGCATCTACAAAGGAGAGATAACGAATGAATAATATGAACCAGATGATGAAACAAGTGAAAAAAATGCAAGAGCAGATGATGAAGGCACAAGAAGAGCTAGTGACTAAGAAAGTAGAAGGAAGCTCTGGTGGTGGCGTTGTGACTGCAGAAGTGAACGGACACAAGAAACTGCTATCCATTACAATTAAACCAGAGGCCGTAGATCCGGATGATGTAGAAATGCTGCAGGATCTGGTAATGACAGCGGTGAATGATGCCCTGACTAAAGCAGATGAGCTTGCCAACGATGATATGGGTAAATTCACGGGCGGAATGAAAATACCAGGCCTGTTCTAATTTCACAGCAGAAGGAGTTCTTTAGTTTTGTATTATCCCGAACCGATTGCAAGGCTGATTGAATCATTTACCCGACTACCGGGTATTGGTCCGAAGACAGCGAGTCGTCTAGCCTTTCACGTTCTTACGATGAAAGAAGACGATGTCATTGACTTTGCCAAGGCACTCGTTAGTGTCAAACGGAATCTGCACTACTGTTCTATCTGTTGCAATATTACCGATACTGATCCTTGTCGGATATGTCAGGATAAGACGCGAGATCCGTCTGTGATCTGTGTTG
The nucleotide sequence above comes from Paenibacillus sp. IHBB 10380. Encoded proteins:
- the fba gene encoding class II fructose-1,6-bisphosphate aldolase, which encodes MPLVSMKDMLNKALEGKYAVGQYNINNLEWTQAILGAAEEEKSPVILGVSEGAARHMGGFYTVVKMVEGLLHDMKITVPVAIHLDHGSSFDKCKEAIDAGFTSVMIDDSHSPIDKNIETTKKVVEYAHSKGVSVEAEVGTVGGQEDDVVGDVMYAKLDDCVRIVNETGIDTLAPALGSVHGPYKGEPNLGFVQMEEICNAISLPLVLHGGTGIPTHDIKKAISLGTSKINVNTENQIVFAKAVREVLAAKTDAYDPRTFIVPGREAIKQTVIGKMREFGSNNQA
- a CDS encoding radical SAM protein — its product is MYLVYADEQGNVFDHPSLYGLARSGDMIVEMLEDELIPLPDGATLVGLPSTRAIGMDPDTGEMMSLPDNAQAVGALLPQGYTRLGLPGYVKTDKAYKLPLFGYSAVVWKEGQFYVAAELTDDPEKWNPINCDPEELDHGVQRLTEKYPDNRLYTHLSNCALGYECLTSSNTFLNRWEGAVPVSHSCNAGCFGCISEQPDDSGFVSPQTRMNFRPRVDELVEVMLEHLKTPESIISFGQGCEGEPSTQAKIIIDAIREVRSVTDMGYININTNAGLSDHIRGIVDAGLDLMRVSTISALDGHYDAYYKPRGYNLVNVEKSLRYATDQGVYTSINYLIFPGVTDREEEIEAMVEFCRRTGLKLIQMRNLNIDPESYLELIPPAQGEILGMKQMLEIFRAELPDVVIGSFTHVPPADMVRKKKIITI
- a CDS encoding response regulator, whose product is MDKKKVLIVDDQNGIRILLMEVFSSEGYEMFQAANGRLALEIVRNDAPDLVLLDMKIPGMDGLEILKHIKEINTEIKVIMMTAYGELDMIKEATELGALMHFTKPFDIDEMRVAVNTQLRNNKV
- the rpmE gene encoding 50S ribosomal protein L31 encodes the protein MQESIQPKYHVTTVSCACGNTFETGSVKENLRVEVCSNCHPFYTGKQKFLDAGGRVDKFKKKYGV
- the rho gene encoding transcription termination factor Rho, with translation MDLQITDLEEMKLTDLYKLAKQYQIPYYGQLKKRELIFAILRAQAEQSGLMFMEGVLEILSEGYGFLRPINYLPSTQDIYISASQIRKFDLRTGDLVSGKCRTPKENERYFGLLQVNAVNGESPQTAAERLHFPALTPLYPQKKLILETSPNHLSARIMDLLAPVGLGQRGLIVAPPKAGKTLLLKEIANSISTNNPEISLFVLLIDERPEEVTDMQRSVKGEVIASTFDELPENHIKVAELVLERALRLVEHKKDVVILMDSITRLARAYNLVIPPSGRTLSGGIDPAAFHRPKRFFGAARNVEEGGSLTILATALVDTGSRMDDIIYEEFKGTGNMELHLDRKLAERRIFPAIDIRRSGTRREEVLLTKEELDTIWAIRKNMNDSAEFVDGFLKKLRNSKTNEEFIASFDVPAKPSNSGSNGNSNQSTTRRTSRPSTASATLS
- the dnaX gene encoding DNA polymerase III subunit gamma/tau; the encoded protein is MEHIALYRAWRPQSFQDVVGQQHIIQTLQNAIREQRVSHAYLFSGPRGTGKTSAAKILAKAVNCERGPATEPCNECESCRRITAGSVMDVQEIDAASNRGVEEIRDLREKVKYAPTEVRQKVYIIDEVHMLTTEAFNALLKTLEEPPPHVMFILATTEPHKLPATIISRCQRFDFRRVSLDEQTERLRRICQEEGIKADDDALQYIARLSDGGMRDALSVLDQISSFTGDDVTYQQVLNMTGGIASEQFGRLAQGLLDGDIGLVLQMVEDFMQEGKSADKCMENLLYYFRDLLLIKMVPRADKLTDRVLNPEEYKEMASAFSRERLFQMIDILNHYQSEMKYASQPQTLFEVALLKLCNIPQGGVQQEQSHQISPARVPSQTAAPVDSGEIHILKQQVVALEQKLEKFMKTGGAGVSNARDSGGSSRSSGGGMPAPRASSAAKLPSQLNEYLLQRNSESFTTIQKQWGSVLQGVKEEKVTVHAWFMDGEPASVLDDSILVAFKNNIHRETTEKPANKQVIEHVLEEKLGKSYHLVTIMQRDWMTALEGSTQQVKEELKLEHEHEDGKSKSEPWIDEALQLFGEDLVVIKE
- a CDS encoding YbaB/EbfC family nucleoid-associated protein → MNNMNQMMKQVKKMQEQMMKAQEELVTKKVEGSSGGGVVTAEVNGHKKLLSITIKPEAVDPDDVEMLQDLVMTAVNDALTKADELANDDMGKFTGGMKIPGLF
- a CDS encoding UDP-N-acetylglucosamine 1-carboxyvinyltransferase, with the translated sequence MEKLMITGGRPLHGTVSISGAKNSAIALIPAAILAESEVILDNLPLLSDVAVYAEILEELGASVSWEGSQMKIDPSSIKSIPMPDGSVKKLRASYYMMGAMLGRFNEAVIGLPGGCNFEPRPIDQHIKGFEALGATVTNEHGSIHLHAKELRGAKIYLDVSSVGATINIMLAAARAIGSTTIENAAKEPEIIDVATLLNSMGAVIKGAGTETIRIEGVSELHGCRHSIIPDRIQAGTYMIAAAATRGDVIIDNVIPKHMEAMTAKLLEMGVQIEELDESIRVVGRSKYEHVDVKALIYPGFPTDLQSPMTSLLTQAEGVSVLSDFVYSNRFKHVPELIRMGAKIRVEGRSAIIEKSKLNAAKVKATDLRAGAALVIAALTVDEGITEVTGVEYIDRGYDHLVTNLRHLGADVWRETD